TATGCAAAACCTCAAGGCCGTCCGGCTGTCGACACCTTTATCACCGAAGTCTCACAGGACACCTGGATCTATCTGCCCTGGGACATGGGACTTACTTTCCAGCCGCCAATCCGCGGTGGCGCAGCGGGTTGAGTCCGTTAGGAGAACAGGACAAACAACGCGGCGATCAGGAGCCACTGCAGGACGCAGGCATTGCGGTAGAGGGCGAGCGCGCGGCGGATGTCCGCGGGACCTGCGTCCGCACGGCCGTCGCCCATCCAATGGTCATGGACGACATGGCCATGGTAGGTACGAGGGCCCGCGAGCCTGAGTCCAAGCGCCGCCGCCATCGCAGCCTCCGGCCAGCCGGCATTCGGCGAACGGTGGCGCGGCGCATCGCGCTTCATCGCCTGAAAGATGCCTTGCCGCGCGACATGAGGCGTTATCCAGGTCGCGGCGATGAGGAGGCAGCCAGCGAGCCGCGAGGCTGGGAGATTGACAAGGTCATCGAGGCGCGCCGAGGCCCAGCCGAAGGCATCGTGCCGCGGTGTGCGGTGGCCGATCATGCTGTCGGCGGTGTTGATCGCCTTGTAGAGGGCCATGCCTGGGAGGCCCGCGATGACGAGCCACATGCCGGGGGCCACGACGCCGTCCGCGTAGTTCTCGGCGAGGCTTTCGATCGCGGCGCGGGCAACGCCCTGTTCATCGAGGCTCTCCGGATCCCGGCCGACGATTTTCGAGACAGCCTCCCGGCCGCCTCGCAGCCCGCCTTTCTCCAGCCCATCCGCGACAGCGCGGACATGGGTGAAAAGACTGTGCTGGGCGAGCCCGGTGGAGGCGATGATGGCGAGGATGATGAGACCCGGCAGCACCAGTATCAGCGGCAGGTGATAAAGGATGCTCTCGATAAACCAGGCGATGCCCCCAACGATGGAAAGGAGCAGGACGAGCGCCACGATCCCCCAGCGCCGCCGCGTCGCAGGGGCGTGCTTTTCCTTGTTGAGGTGCCTGTCGAGCCATGCGATCAGCCTTCCCATCCATGTCACCGGGTGGCCGATGACGCGGTACAGGCGCTGCGGATAGCCGATCAGCGCCTCAAGGGCGAGCGCCACGGCGGCGATGATAAGGGTCGTTTGCAGGTCCATGGTGGAAGAAGGCGATAACATGTCTGGATACGCAGGAATATCGCCCGTGCTCCACGGTGGCGATCTCGGCGCCGCAAGCCGGACTTTTCCCCAGGCACGTCAACCCTGGGTCGATCTTTCGACGGGTATCAATCCGGTATCCTACCCCATTCCGGCACTTCCCCCTGCGGTCTGGACGCGTTTGCCCGAACCAGCCGAACTGGACGCGCTTGAGAAAGCGGCCGTCGTCGCCTATCGCGCGACGGCCGGAACGCATGTGGTCGCCGGGCCGGGAAGCCAGGCGCTGATCCAGCGTATTCCGTGGCTTCTTTCCCCGCGCCGCGTCGCGGTGCTGGGGCCGACCTATGGTGGACATGCGCCCGCCTGGACGGCGGCCGGCCACAGTGTCGAGATCGTGTCCTCACTGGCGCACCATCGCGACGCGGCTGTTGTCGTTCTGACCAACCCGAATAATCCCGACGGGCGCAGTCTCTCGGCCGAGACGCTCGCCGAAGTGGAAGCGCAACTTGGCCCGACGGGGCTGCTTGTGATCGACGAAGCCTTTGCGGACGTGATGCCGGATGTCAGCTTCGCCGATCGGCTCGCGGGCCGTCGGCGCGCGCTCGTCCTTCGGTCTTTCGGCAAATTTTTTGGCCTTGCCGGCGTGCGGCTTGGCTTCGCGCTGACAAGTGACGACGACCTCGCGCGGCGGCTGCGCGATCACCTCGGCGCCTGGCCGGTTTCCGGCGCAGCCATCGCGATTGGACAGACGGCACTTGCTGATACGAACTGGCATGTGGCCATGAGAGCCGCGCTCGCGGCGGCGACCCGACGCCTCGACGATCTGCTCGGCAGGGCGGGGCTTGCGGTAGTCGGTGGCACGACGCTCTTCCGTCTTGTGAGGAACGATGCGGCGGAGCAGTGGTATCGGATGCTCGGGGAGAGCGGCATTATCGTCCGGCGTTTTCCCGAGGAGCCGCTTCATCTCCGCTTCGGGCTTCCTGGCACAGAACCTGAATGGGCACGCCTTGCCGCGGCACTGGATAGTTGTGCGTGAGGCTTGTCACGATCAGTCCTGCGCTTGCTCTATGGGCGCGCGCCGGATAACCCTTCATGGGTGAGCAAGAGCTCGGCGGACGTGGCGAAATCGGTAGACGCAGCAGACTTAAAATCTGCCTCCTGTATAGGAGTACGGGTTCGAGTCCCGTCGTCCGCACCACCATTGATCGGATATCACCTTTCTGAAGAATTTGGGTGTGGTGTACCGCCGATCGTCCAGGAGGTCGGGCCCGCTCAGGCCGGGGCTTCGGCGCGTTTGCGAATGCCCCGGTGAATCGCCAAGTAGTCGCCAAGCGTGCCAGTATATTCATGATGGCCCATGTGCGAGACCTTCGCGGTGAGATCACACCAGATTTCACCGCCGCATTCGTTGATCCAACGGTCACAGAATGCGAAATCTTCGCCGATGAACAGCCCCGTCTCATCGATACGCGTCGTGAAGAGATCATAGAACCTGTTCACCGCATAAGGGAATTCATCAGCATCGCCGGCCCGGTATTCGGTGTGCTGATACTTCTTCACCATCGTTTCCAGCACATCGCGTCGCAGCAGCATCAAGCCCGTTCCGATGCGTTTGACGCGCGCGAAGTTGTTGCGCACATCCTTTGGTGGGACCGCGCCAGTCATGACGCCCGGGTCCTCGAAGACCACGTTCCAGTTCACCGCGGCTTCGTGGAAAGCGTTGAGGTCTCGGGGCTGCACGGCACGCGTGGGTAGGTTCCGATAGCTCTTGGCAACATAGGGCGCTGCAACAAAAGGTACCTCGCAGCGTAGCATGTTCAGGATCGTCCTTGCCTCGAACTTCATATCTGAATCGACGAAGAGGAGGTGCGTCGCGTCCTTGTTTGCCAGAAACTCACTGACGATCATGTTGCGCGCGTGATGAACAAGTGCACATCCGCGCATGAAAAAGACACTCGCGGCGGCCTTCCGGTCCCGCAATTGCATGACAGTATCCATGATGGATAGCGATGTATCGGTATAAATACGACGATCGTACGCTGGCACAGCGATAAAGAGGCTTGTCCGCTTCATGGAAAACCCGGTGAGTTGACCACCATCGCAGCCTCGAGTTCTGCGATTTTCAGCCCATCTAACATTGGTGCCGGTGGATACTCAAATACTTCCCCACGCGCCGTCGGCGCTTTTCCAGACATATAATCCGGATTTATGCAGTCGACCGACTTTGCCTTTCCGGCGCGAGTGGCTGCGGTGGACGCATGCGTGGACCCGAGGCCTCGTGCACTATTGGCATTCCATGAAGCGACAATAGGACGGCTGATGAGAAGACCGGCAATCGAAGCCAAGAGGGCGACTGGCCTGCCGAGACGATCCGCGGCCGAATAGAGGCGGAGCACTGCAAAGGCATCCGGTCCCTCCTGCAAGTGTTCTGCAAAATTCCCCGCACCTGCGCACGTCCCGGCCCGCGTCGTTCTTGATCCTGGATGAGGAGATTAGCCGTCAGCCGTTTCGTCTCTGTCATGCTCCGAGAGGAAGTCGAGAAGATGGTGCGTAAATACCTCGGGTTGTTCGACATTAGCAATATGGGCGGCGTTTTCGATAATCATCAGGCGCGCATTTGGTATCGCTTGCGCGATGATTTCTGCACCAGCTACCGGCGTGGTTGGATCCTGGCGTCCGACCATGACCAGTGTAGGAGCGGTGATCATGGGAAGTCGATCGGTAAGATCGAGTGCCATTAACGCGTGGCAGCAGCCGATGAAACCATTTGGCTGCGTGGCGCGGATCATGCCGCGCACCCAATCCATCCCCGCGGGATTGGCAAGCCGAAAAGCCTCAGTGAACCAGCGCTGTATGGTAGGTTCGACGAGGGGCTCCATGCCATCTGCGCCGCTCGCGGCATCGATCCGGCCCTGCCACATCGGGCGGTGCGCGTCACTGTAGGCGCTGAGCGTATCGGCCAGCACAAGGCTTTCGATGTATTCGGGATGGGCGATAGCCAGTTGCTGCCCGATCATACCGCCCATCGACAAGCCGACAAAGTGGGTGCGTCTGATGCCGAGTGCGTCCAGAAGCCCGCGAATATCCTCAGCGAGCGCGGCGATATCAGGCGTACTGGGGGGCATCGATGATCCACCGTGGCCTCGTATATCGTAGCGCAATACCCGAAAATTCCGAACAAGCGCCGCCATTTGAGGCTGCCACATCTCTAGATGAGCGGCGAGGGAGTGACTGAGCGTAACGACGGGCGCTGCTTCCGGCCCTTCGATACGCACATTGACACGAAGATCTGCAACTTGAATGTGCATGGCGAATAGTCCGTCCGCTTCTTCATTCGTGAGGGTCGGAAGAATTGTATGGAAGATCTTCCATCTTCGAAAGGAGGCGCGATGGTGGCGTGGGTGCTTGAATATTCATACAACGAGCGGCCTTTAGCCGTGAAGATCCCCCGCACTTGCCAATATTCGAGCAGATCAACGCGTGTTGACGCCATCCGGCTGCTCTCAATAAGGTTGAGCTGCGGGCGCCTCGCAGGTTCTCCATTCTACTGAAGCACCGCGGGTATCCCTTGAAGCGCGATCCTGCGCATATCAGCACAAAAAAAGCCTGTCCCGGATAACCGGAACAGGCTTTTGCAGGAAGCACTCTACCTCTTCATGATCTGAACGCTATAAATTCTAGCGCGAGATCTGACGAATTCCGATAAACGGAATGAATGTCGTCGTTTACGCCTTGGCGGCGGCCTTCTTGCGTGGAGCGGCCTTGCGCTTTGCAGGGGCGGCGGCCTTGACTTCCGCAGCAGGTTCCGCCGCCGCAGCTTTTGCCTTGCGCCCGGATGACTTGGCTGCTGGAGCGGGTTCAGGAGACTTGCGGCGCTGCTGACCAAGACCCATGGTCTTGGCGAGTTCCGAACGGGCCGCCGCGTAGTTAGGAGCAACCATCGGATAGTCGGCGGGGAGACCCCACTTCTGACGATACTCCTCGGGCGTCATGTCGTAACGCGTACGCAGGTGACGCTTGAGCGATTTAAACTTCTTCCCGTCCTCCAGGCAGACGATGAAATCTGCTGTGACCGACTTCTTGATCGGAACAGCAGGCTGAGGCTTGGAAACCGGCTCTTCCGTCGGCGCTCCGAGGCGCTGCAGTGCAGTATGGATATTGGAGATCAAGCCGGGAAGCTCGCCGACAGCTACACTGTTGTTGGCGACATAAGCCGCGACAATTTCTGCCGCGAGTTCGACGGATGCGACGCGATCCGCAGTTTCAGAAGATGTTGTCATGGGAACCTCTCGCGTACGAGTAATCACTTTCGATTTTTGATCGCTTATTCGATTATTTCAACCTAATCAACTATGGATGTGGCGAAAAATGGTCGAAGGCATGATAAAAATATGCGATGCACTAAGCTGCAAGTGCTCATCATGCACCATCATTCCCTTTTCTTGGCATCCATCCTGTTTTCGAAGGTTGCCCTTATGGCTCCGCCTGCAACTGCTTTTCGGGTATCCTACTTGAGAAGTTGCATTGCGAAAAGGCAGTTCTCTCACATAGCCGGCTCTGCTGATTTGTATATTCGATCAACGTGATCTTGTATACTCTTGACGTATATGTATAGAGCGATTTTGTCGCGATTGGTGAATTTTTGTTGGCCATTTTTGGCATGCTTCGCATTTGTTTTGGTCAAAGAGCGTAAGGGTATCAAGGGGGTATCAGGCGCTATGCTTTGCGCTTTTATGCGCCGCTAGCAGCATCTTCGGTTCCAGTTGTAATGGATGCCCTTTATCATGTTGATTTGTATATATTTTTTCAAGGGGCAATCTCCCTATCTCCTATCGGCGCGATCTCGGCAGTTGAATGGTTTTGCGGAAAATCGCGTGTCTCGAAAATTCGCAATAGGAAAGCGGTATCCGCCAGCTGTGATGTTTCGGTAGAATGGCCCGCTACATCCGCTCCCGCCCGTATCACTGCCGGATACTGCAATCCGCTTGGATTGCCCAGAAGAGCGCTATTGAAAGGAGCGATGCCGTAGCGATGTGTACGTAAGTCTGCTTTGGCCAGCCTTGGCTTGGTTGAAGACCTCGTGCTGGGCATCGGACGAAGCGGTTGTGCTTGAATCTTCCAATAAATATTACTTATTGCTACCGAGCCTCAGCATTGGAAATCGCTGCGCGCGAATCCACAGATTCACTGGATTGTGGTCCGCGCATAGGAGCGCGTCGACTTCATCTTGCCTGTGGAGCCTTTTGTAAGAAAGCAGATCCCGAATCAGTTCGGCAGCCTCCCGAAGCCGCGCATTCGGTCCATACGCGCAAGAGCAGCACTGTCGTCGGGTGGACTGCCGATTGAGTGACTTCCATGGAGCGGACCCGTATGGCGGCCGTCTAGGTGGCTTTTTCTCTGATCCAACATCCGGAAACACGTCGGCATCTTTTGGGTCGGCATGACCGTCGCTGCATTCTCGGCCCAAGGCGGGCCCGCTTTCCGAAGGGATCTCCTTATCCACTGCTCGTCGAAAGGCGGCTTTGATCGAAGGTGGTTCATCTCTCAATCTTTGTCGCGGCTCCAGGGATGTATTTCGGGAACTTTTCTCTTATGCGATCGTCTTGATCGAGCGATGGCAAGGGCGGTCTTCGTGCTGACCTATGCTAAGATCGCTGACTTCGTGCTGGCCTTGGAAGGGCAAGAGCAATGCGTTGGGATGATTTTCGGCGATCCGATAACGTGGAGGATCGTCGTGGAGGGGGCGGCGGCGGGTTCCGAATTCCGACAGGCGGCCGGGGTGGCCGATTGGGGATTGGAACCATTGTGGTGCTCGGCCTGCTCGGCTGGGCCTTAGGTATCGATCCGCGCCTTCTGATCACCGGAGCGGAGATGCTTTCTGGTGGGGGCGGCGAGTATTACGAACCCGCACCGCAGCAGACGGGTCGTTCGGGCCAGCCAACGGATAGGGAAGGGCAATTTGCCTCGGCCATTCTGGGCAATACCGAAGACGTCTGGAAAGTCGTCCTCCCGCAGCAGGTTGGCGTGAACTATCAAGCGCCGCGCATGGTGCTTTTTTCCGGGGTCACGCGCTCAGGTTGCGGTACTGCGCAATCAGCGACAGGGCCTTTTTACTGTCCGCTTGACCGCTCGGTTTATATCGACCTCGACTTTTTCCGGGAAATGCGCTCACGCTTCAATGTTAGCGGCGATTTTGCTTACGCCTATGTCCTTGCCCACGAAGTGGGCCACCATGTCGAGAACTTGCTCGGCATCCTGCCAAAGGTGCAGGAAGCCCAGCGTCAATCGTCTCCAGCGCAAGCCAACCAGCTGTCGGTGCGCGTCGAACTCATGGCCGATTGCCTCGCCGGCGTCTGGGCAAGCCATAGCGACGCGAAGTACCGCTCACTGGAGCCCGGGGATGTCGAAGCGGCTATGAATGCCGCGAGCGCCATCGGCGACGATAGCCTGCAGAAGGCCTCACAGGGCTATGTTGTGCCAGAGAGCTTCACCCATGGCTCATCAGAGCAGCGGGTGCGCTGGTTCACCACCGGTCTGAAGTCAGGCAAGGTGGAGGCCTGCAACACAATGAGCGGCGGGCGACTATGACGTAAAAAGGGCTCTGCGGCCGGAATATCTATTGAGGCGTCCAGCCGTAGAGCCAGTCATAGCGCGCGAGAAACCCCTCCGCTCCGAGGCGTCTCATTGCCAGGTTGCGCGCCACAGCGAGGGGCCAGCGCATGTGATAGATTGCGCCATTGCGACGCGCCTCGGTCTGAACACGCGCGGCCCGGGCCTTGCGGACCTCCTCGAAGGATGCAAGGGCGCTCCCTGTAGCGGTCAGTTCACCCGGGTGGGGGACGATGAGCTGCGCGAGAATGGCGGCATCCTCGATAGCGAGCGCGCCGCCTTGTGCGAGAAAGGGCAGGACGGGATGGGCCGCGTCGCCCATCAGAACCACATTGCCATGGCTCCAGCGCGGCAGAGGCGGCAGGTCATGCAGCGGCCACAGAAGCCATCGCGGCACCGCCTCGACGAGCTTGCGAAGTTTGCTGTCGCATCGGCGTATCCTGCGTTTGAGCTCGGCCGGATCGCCTGGTTTGGCGTTGCCGTCAATGGCCGTCTTGCTGGCGATGATCGCTACGACGTTCAGTTCGCGGCCGCCCGCGACCGGATAATGAACCACATGCGCGTCGCGGCCGAGCCATAGGCGCGACTGCTTGCCCCTGAGTTCGGCGGGCACATCGGCTATCGGCAGCGTCGCCCGCCACGCGATATAGCCGCCGAATTCAGGTTCCGCTGGCGCGATCTTCTCGCGCACTCTGGACCAGAGACCGTCAGCGCCGATGACCAGGGGCGTATCGATGGTTTCCTGACCACGATCGCCGGTCACGCTGACCACGGCCCCGCCGGGGCCTTCAAGAATATCGACAGCCTTCCGGCCGATGCGCAGGCGAATGTTGGGAGTGGAGCGCGCTGCATCGAGCAGCACGGTGTGCAGATCACTCCGCAGAACGACCCAGTACGGCGCCCCATGGCGGTTGCGCATGGCGCGTCCCAGTGGCATCGCGGCCAGTTGCCGCCCGTTGCCCATGGCGTGGACGGTGAGCTGTTCAGGTTCCACGGCGCGGCGGCCGACGGCCGAGCCGAGGCCGAGATCCACGAGGACGCGGCTGGCGTTGGGCGACAGCTGGATACCGGCCCCCGGTTCCGTGAGGACGGTGCGCTGTTCCACAACGGTGACGCCAACGCCACGGCGCGCCAGTGCCAAGGCAATGGTGAGACCGCCGATGCCGCCACCGACGACGATCGGATCGGCGTTCGTCATTGATCGCTGCGTTTCTTAACCGACGGCCGCGACGGTCGCGTGGTCGTTCCAGAGGCTGTCTTCCGGAATGCAGGCGGTGGTCGCCAAGTCGCCGCGGTAGCGATAGAGCGTCGAGCAATAGCTGCAGACTGCTTCCTTGTCGTCGCCCATGTCGATGAAGATGTGCGGATGATCGAAGGGAGGCAATGCGCCGATGCACATGAACTCTTTTGCGCCGACTTCTATCACACGGACACCGCGCGTATTGTGGAAATGAGGGATGCTCTTGTCAGCCATCGTCGCTATCCAAACTGCGGCGGCGGTCGTCGCCTTACTGAATCGGCCGGCACCATAGTCGCTATCGCGGATGCCGCCAACCATCTCCTTGATTTCATGGCAGCGTCGGATCGTCTCGGTTCAAGCCTGGAGCGACAGGATTGGGTGAACCGAGCCAGGGGGGTGGCGAAGGCGCCATGCCCACCATCCGGAATTAAGGCTTGGACGCAGCCTGTGAATAAGCAATTGTCGAGCCTGTTCCAGCCTTCATCGCATGTGGTCTCATCAATGCAGAGCTTTTCGTCCGCCGGCGTTCGCATCGCCTTCGTAGACCTGCCGCCCGCGGAGGGGCGGGGCGATCCCGTCATTCTCGTCCATGGCTTTGCCTCGAACCACACGGTCAATTGGCTGAACACGTCCTGGGCCAACACGTTGGGACGCGCGGGCTACCGTGTCATAGCGCTCGATAATCGCGGCCATGGGGCCAGTGAGAAGCTCTATGAGCCCGCGGCTTATGAATCTCACATCATGGCCGATGACGTGCGCCGTCTGATGGACCATTTGGCGATCGAACGCGCGGACGTCCTTGGTTATTCCATGGGCGCGCGCATTACGGCCCATCTCGCGCTCGCCGCTCCCGAACGCGTGCGATCGGCGGTTCTCGGCGGACTTGGGATCCACCTCATCGAGGGCGTTGGATTGCCGATCGGAATTGCCGACGCCATGGAGGCGCCCTCGCTCGATGACCTCACAGACCCGATGCAGCGCATGTTCCGAGCCTTCGCGGAGCAGACAAAAAGCGACCTCAGGGCGCTCGCCGCCTGTATCCGCGGCTCCCGCCAAACCCTGAGCCGCGACGATGTGGCGCGCATCGCTGTCCCGACGCTCGTCGCGGTTGGTACCAAGGATGATGTCGCGGGTTCCGGGCCGGCCCTCGCTGCCCTGTTGCCGCGGGGCCGCGCGCTCGACATTCCTGGGCGGGACCATAATCTCGCCGTCGGCGACAAGGTGCACAAGGCCGGCGTGATAGCGTTTCTCGCTGAAGCAGCGGCTGACGGGACCCCGACCCGATAATATTTCAATGGTTTGCCGGCGTTATCTGACGAGGCGATTCAAGCTGCGGCTGCGCTGCTTCGACCGATGGGGTCTGCGGTTCTGATTCAAGATCGCCTGCCAAGTGCCTGGCAAGATGGTCCTTTGTTGTGGCGGCGCCGTTATTGTGTGGGACGCGTCGCCCTTGCTATTGTTAATCTCGCTTGGAATACGCATTTGCGGTGCAGGTGTTGGAAGGTGGCGGCAAGAGCCCTGCGGAGAGTTCCGCGGCCGTTACCTTGGCGACCCAGGCCGGCTCACGGAGAGACTTGATGTCGTATCGCGGTCAGATCAGAGCGGACGGCGCGCAGCGCCGCGGTGTGGAACTGCTCGATCCGTTGTGGTCGCAGATTCGGCGTGAAGCCGAAGGCATCATCGCCCGTGAAAGCGAGATGGCGAGCCTGATCGTCAGCGTGATCCTGAATCATGAGTCGCTCGAATCGGCGGTTTCCCACCGGATCGCCGGGCGTCTCGCGCATCCTGCGCTTCCCGCTGACTTGATTAGCCAGGCGTTCCGGGAGGCGATCAGCCATGACCCGGCAATAGCCGAAGCAATGCGGGCCGATATTCTAGCCGTCGCGGACCGCGATCCCGCCTGCACCCGGATGATCGAGCCGGTGCTTTACTTCAAGGGTTTCCACGCGATCCAGACCCATCGGCTAGCCCATTGGCTCTGGAACGAGGGGCGGCGGGACTTCGCTCTCTATCTGCAGAGCCGTTCGTCTGAAGTTTTCCAGACCGACATCAATCCGGCAGCGCGCATCGGCAAGGGAATTTTCCTCGATCATGCAACGGGGCTCGTCATCGGCGCCACGGCGGTAGTGGAAGACAATGTGTCGCTGTTGCAGGACGTCACGTTGGGCGGCACGGGCAAGGAACAGGGAGATCGCCATCCAAAAATCAGGCATGGCGTGCTCATCGGCGCTGGCGCAAAGATTCTCGGCAATATCGAGGTTGGGCATTGCGCCCGCGTCGCCGCCGGCTCCGTGGTTCTGCAGCCTGTTCCATCCAATACAACGGTCGCAGGTGTTCCGGCCCGCGTTGTCGGAGCGGCGGGCTGCGCGGAGCCCGCACGGCGGATGGACCAGATTCTAGCGGACAAAGGGACGGATTGAGCCGGTCCTTCTTGCTCTCCGGGTTCATGCGTGGCAAGGCGGTGACCTGGATCGTCGAGCTTTAGAGGCCACAGGATGGACAAGACCGAACTCGCGAAGATCGAGCGTTTTCTGCGCCGCACTTTCGCCAATCAATCCATCAGGGTCGTTGCGCGCCCTCGCAAGACGGATTCCGCCGAGGTTTATGTGGGCGAGGAATTCCTGGGGGTGCTGTTCCTCGACGATGAGGATGGCGACAAGTCCTATAGCTTCCAGATGGCGATCCTGGACGCCGATCTCGAAGACTGACACGCAGAGCCTCCGCTCGAGACGTGTATGCTTGGCGCGCCTGGCGCCTAGGGGCGGTGGGCTTGGCCGTGGATCAGGGCGGATACGATCCGCTTGACGCCGTCTGAGAGATGCGGCCATTCGCTCAGGCGAGCAGGGCTGAAGCGGACCACCGCGTCCAACATGCCGATATGCAGCGTCGTGGTGCAAAGGTCGGCTGGTGAGCCCTTCTGCGCGTCCTCATTCTGGGGACACCGCACGAAGAAGGCCTCGCCATCCGTCGTGGCAAAGCCCTGCGCTGCCACGAGCAGACGTTCGTTGGCATAGCGCGAGCCAGCCTTGAAGCTGTATGAGATGAGTCCCGCTGGTCCGGGCTCTGGTTTTGTATCAACGAAGCGGCTGTAGGTCCTGTTCAGGCGTTCGCTGGGCGCCGAGAGTGGATCGGCGGGTCCCAAAGAAATCAGCACTGAGCGATCAAGCAAC
This portion of the Chelatococcus sp. YT9 genome encodes:
- a CDS encoding DUF3126 family protein; its protein translation is MDKTELAKIERFLRRTFANQSIRVVARPRKTDSAEVYVGEEFLGVLFLDDEDGDKSYSFQMAILDADLED
- a CDS encoding FAD-dependent oxidoreductase, which produces MTNADPIVVGGGIGGLTIALALARRGVGVTVVEQRTVLTEPGAGIQLSPNASRVLVDLGLGSAVGRRAVEPEQLTVHAMGNGRQLAAMPLGRAMRNRHGAPYWVVLRSDLHTVLLDAARSTPNIRLRIGRKAVDILEGPGGAVVSVTGDRGQETIDTPLVIGADGLWSRVREKIAPAEPEFGGYIAWRATLPIADVPAELRGKQSRLWLGRDAHVVHYPVAGGRELNVVAIIASKTAIDGNAKPGDPAELKRRIRRCDSKLRKLVEAVPRWLLWPLHDLPPLPRWSHGNVVLMGDAAHPVLPFLAQGGALAIEDAAILAQLIVPHPGELTATGSALASFEEVRKARAARVQTEARRNGAIYHMRWPLAVARNLAMRRLGAEGFLARYDWLYGWTPQ
- a CDS encoding MucR family transcriptional regulator, with amino-acid sequence MTTSSETADRVASVELAAEIVAAYVANNSVAVGELPGLISNIHTALQRLGAPTEEPVSKPQPAVPIKKSVTADFIVCLEDGKKFKSLKRHLRTRYDMTPEEYRQKWGLPADYPMVAPNYAAARSELAKTMGLGQQRRKSPEPAPAAKSSGRKAKAAAAEPAAEVKAAAPAKRKAAPRKKAAAKA
- a CDS encoding zinc-finger domain-containing protein, whose product is MADKSIPHFHNTRGVRVIEVGAKEFMCIGALPPFDHPHIFIDMGDDKEAVCSYCSTLYRYRGDLATTACIPEDSLWNDHATVAAVG
- a CDS encoding alpha/beta hydrolase; this encodes MQSFSSAGVRIAFVDLPPAEGRGDPVILVHGFASNHTVNWLNTSWANTLGRAGYRVIALDNRGHGASEKLYEPAAYESHIMADDVRRLMDHLAIERADVLGYSMGARITAHLALAAPERVRSAVLGGLGIHLIEGVGLPIGIADAMEAPSLDDLTDPMQRMFRAFAEQTKSDLRALAACIRGSRQTLSRDDVARIAVPTLVAVGTKDDVAGSGPALAALLPRGRALDIPGRDHNLAVGDKVHKAGVIAFLAEAAADGTPTR
- a CDS encoding neutral zinc metallopeptidase, whose product is MRWDDFRRSDNVEDRRGGGGGGFRIPTGGRGGRLGIGTIVVLGLLGWALGIDPRLLITGAEMLSGGGGEYYEPAPQQTGRSGQPTDREGQFASAILGNTEDVWKVVLPQQVGVNYQAPRMVLFSGVTRSGCGTAQSATGPFYCPLDRSVYIDLDFFREMRSRFNVSGDFAYAYVLAHEVGHHVENLLGILPKVQEAQRQSSPAQANQLSVRVELMADCLAGVWASHSDAKYRSLEPGDVEAAMNAASAIGDDSLQKASQGYVVPESFTHGSSEQRVRWFTTGLKSGKVEACNTMSGGRL
- the pcaD gene encoding 3-oxoadipate enol-lactonase, with the translated sequence MHIQVADLRVNVRIEGPEAAPVVTLSHSLAAHLEMWQPQMAALVRNFRVLRYDIRGHGGSSMPPSTPDIAALAEDIRGLLDALGIRRTHFVGLSMGGMIGQQLAIAHPEYIESLVLADTLSAYSDAHRPMWQGRIDAASGADGMEPLVEPTIQRWFTEAFRLANPAGMDWVRGMIRATQPNGFIGCCHALMALDLTDRLPMITAPTLVMVGRQDPTTPVAGAEIIAQAIPNARLMIIENAAHIANVEQPEVFTHHLLDFLSEHDRDETADG
- the cbiB gene encoding adenosylcobinamide-phosphate synthase CbiB, whose product is MLSPSSTMDLQTTLIIAAVALALEALIGYPQRLYRVIGHPVTWMGRLIAWLDRHLNKEKHAPATRRRWGIVALVLLLSIVGGIAWFIESILYHLPLILVLPGLIILAIIASTGLAQHSLFTHVRAVADGLEKGGLRGGREAVSKIVGRDPESLDEQGVARAAIESLAENYADGVVAPGMWLVIAGLPGMALYKAINTADSMIGHRTPRHDAFGWASARLDDLVNLPASRLAGCLLIAATWITPHVARQGIFQAMKRDAPRHRSPNAGWPEAAMAAALGLRLAGPRTYHGHVVHDHWMGDGRADAGPADIRRALALYRNACVLQWLLIAALFVLFS
- the cobD gene encoding threonine-phosphate decarboxylase CobD; this translates as MSGYAGISPVLHGGDLGAASRTFPQARQPWVDLSTGINPVSYPIPALPPAVWTRLPEPAELDALEKAAVVAYRATAGTHVVAGPGSQALIQRIPWLLSPRRVAVLGPTYGGHAPAWTAAGHSVEIVSSLAHHRDAAVVVLTNPNNPDGRSLSAETLAEVEAQLGPTGLLVIDEAFADVMPDVSFADRLAGRRRALVLRSFGKFFGLAGVRLGFALTSDDDLARRLRDHLGAWPVSGAAIAIGQTALADTNWHVAMRAALAAATRRLDDLLGRAGLAVVGGTTLFRLVRNDAAEQWYRMLGESGIIVRRFPEEPLHLRFGLPGTEPEWARLAAALDSCA
- the cysE gene encoding serine O-acetyltransferase, whose product is MSYRGQIRADGAQRRGVELLDPLWSQIRREAEGIIARESEMASLIVSVILNHESLESAVSHRIAGRLAHPALPADLISQAFREAISHDPAIAEAMRADILAVADRDPACTRMIEPVLYFKGFHAIQTHRLAHWLWNEGRRDFALYLQSRSSEVFQTDINPAARIGKGIFLDHATGLVIGATAVVEDNVSLLQDVTLGGTGKEQGDRHPKIRHGVLIGAGAKILGNIEVGHCARVAAGSVVLQPVPSNTTVAGVPARVVGAAGCAEPARRMDQILADKGTD